One Cellulomonas sp. Y8 DNA segment encodes these proteins:
- a CDS encoding FAD-dependent oxidoreductase translates to MTTPPPAPSAARVAVVGAGPAGVYAAQMVAQGLPGAAVDLLEKLPVPYGLVRYGVAPDHPRIRGIVDSLHELLHGSPVRVLCDVEVGADVTVPELLDRYDAVVLATGADRAAPLPVPGHDLPGSHGAADFVAWYCSHPDAPAAWPLDAREVAVVGAGNVALDLTRMLVKRADDLLTTDTPDHVHAAFAGSALRTVHLFARRGPADTRFSPLELRELGEQQGVDVLVDPAEVALDEHGRRMVAQFSPKRQVVETLTRWAERDPETLTAPRRVHLHFYRAPARIEGDRRVEALVTERTVPDPLGRVTGTGEHETWPVQAVYRAVGYLSSPVPGAPFDPVRGVVPNDEGRVRAADGGPVPGLYVTGWAKRGPAGLIGSTRSDARQTVDHLLADVAHRVAARAATGATQAPGVDDLLAGRGGRHVSWDGWLRVDAAEVAAGAARGRERVKIATRAALLAAARG, encoded by the coding sequence GTGACGACGCCCCCGCCCGCGCCCTCCGCCGCCCGCGTCGCCGTCGTCGGCGCCGGCCCCGCGGGCGTCTACGCCGCGCAGATGGTCGCCCAGGGCCTGCCCGGCGCCGCGGTCGACCTGCTGGAGAAGCTGCCGGTGCCATACGGCCTGGTCCGGTACGGCGTGGCCCCGGACCACCCGCGCATCCGGGGGATCGTCGACTCCCTGCACGAGCTGCTGCACGGTTCCCCGGTGCGCGTGCTGTGCGACGTCGAGGTGGGTGCCGACGTCACCGTGCCGGAGCTGCTCGACCGGTACGACGCGGTCGTGCTCGCGACGGGCGCGGACCGGGCCGCGCCGCTGCCGGTGCCGGGCCACGACCTGCCCGGCTCGCACGGCGCCGCCGACTTCGTCGCCTGGTACTGCAGCCACCCCGACGCCCCCGCGGCCTGGCCGCTCGACGCGCGGGAGGTGGCCGTCGTCGGGGCGGGGAACGTGGCGCTCGACCTCACGCGGATGCTCGTCAAGCGGGCCGACGACCTGCTCACCACCGACACCCCGGACCACGTGCACGCGGCGTTCGCGGGCAGCGCGCTCCGGACGGTGCACCTGTTCGCGCGACGCGGCCCCGCGGACACCCGGTTCTCGCCGCTGGAGCTGCGCGAGCTGGGGGAGCAGCAGGGCGTGGACGTGCTCGTCGACCCCGCGGAGGTCGCGCTCGACGAGCACGGCCGACGGATGGTCGCGCAGTTCTCGCCGAAGCGGCAGGTGGTCGAGACGCTGACCCGGTGGGCCGAGCGCGACCCCGAGACGCTGACCGCCCCGCGCCGGGTGCACCTGCACTTCTACCGCGCGCCCGCGCGGATCGAGGGGGACCGCCGGGTCGAGGCGCTGGTCACCGAGCGCACCGTGCCGGACCCGCTCGGCCGGGTCACCGGGACCGGCGAGCACGAGACCTGGCCGGTGCAGGCCGTGTACCGCGCGGTGGGCTACCTGTCGTCGCCGGTGCCGGGCGCGCCGTTCGACCCGGTCCGCGGCGTGGTGCCGAACGACGAGGGCCGGGTGCGCGCCGCCGACGGCGGGCCCGTCCCCGGGCTGTACGTCACCGGCTGGGCCAAGCGCGGCCCGGCCGGGCTGATCGGGTCGACCAGGTCCGACGCCCGGCAGACCGTCGACCACCTGCTGGCCGACGTGGCGCACCGCGTCGCGGCCCGGGCGGCGACGGGCGCGACCCAGGCGCCGGGCGTCGACGACCTGCTGGCCGGCCGGGGCGGGCGGCACGTCTCGTGGGACGGCTGGCTCCGGGTCGACGCGGCCGAGGTCGCCGCCGGCGCGGCTCGCGGGCGGGAGCGGGTCAAGATCGCCACCCGGGCCGCGCTCCTCGCCGCTGCGCGCGGCTAG
- the fdxA gene encoding ferredoxin produces MTYVIAQPCVDVKDKACIEECPVDCIYEGKRSLYIHPDGCVDCGACEPVCPVEAIYYEDDVPEQWSEYYKANVEFFDTLGSPGGAARTGAQTFDHPVIATLPLQVHGD; encoded by the coding sequence GTGACGTACGTGATCGCCCAGCCCTGCGTGGACGTCAAGGACAAGGCGTGCATCGAGGAGTGCCCGGTCGACTGCATCTACGAGGGCAAGCGCTCGCTGTACATCCACCCCGACGGGTGCGTGGACTGCGGCGCCTGCGAGCCGGTCTGCCCCGTCGAGGCCATCTACTACGAGGACGACGTCCCCGAGCAGTGGAGCGAGTACTACAAGGCCAACGTCGAGTTCTTCGACACCCTGGGCTCGCCCGGCGGCGCCGCGCGGACCGGGGCGCAGACCTTCGACCACCCGGTCATCGCCACGCTGCCGCTCCAGGTGCACGGCGACTGA
- a CDS encoding MarR family winged helix-turn-helix transcriptional regulator has translation MAPDHVDRIQQEWARERPDVDVRPQGVIGRLHRLALALTAEITEVYREHGLGEGEFDVLAALRRAGEPYERAPGDLAAHTMVTTGAMTKRVDRLERAGLVTRRPSAVDGRGRVVALTPRGREAIDAAFTAHMANERRLLDLLGPEEDAAELERLLRRWLAALDRGV, from the coding sequence ATGGCACCCGACCACGTCGACCGCATCCAGCAGGAGTGGGCCCGCGAGCGGCCGGACGTCGACGTGCGCCCGCAGGGGGTCATCGGCCGGCTGCACCGGCTCGCGCTCGCCCTCACCGCCGAGATCACCGAGGTCTACCGGGAGCACGGGCTCGGCGAGGGCGAGTTCGACGTGCTCGCCGCGCTGCGCCGGGCGGGGGAGCCGTACGAGCGGGCGCCGGGCGACCTCGCGGCGCACACGATGGTGACCACCGGGGCGATGACGAAGCGGGTCGACCGCCTGGAGCGCGCCGGCCTGGTCACCCGCCGACCCAGCGCCGTCGACGGCCGCGGGCGGGTCGTCGCGCTCACGCCGCGCGGCCGGGAGGCGATCGACGCGGCGTTCACCGCGCACATGGCGAACGAGCGGCGGCTGCTCGACCTGCTCGGCCCCGAGGAGGACGCGGCGGAGCTCGAGCGGCTGCTCCGCCGGTGGCTCGCGGCGCTGGACCGCGGGGTGTGA
- a CDS encoding DMT family transporter has protein sequence MEDNRRWLPIAAIAPVLWGSTYYVTRHALPADSPLWGGVLRALPAGIVLLVLARRLPRGSWWWRSFVLGTLTVGAFFALVYVAAQALPSSIASTVMAVGPVAMMLAAWLLLGQRPRLRAVVGGVLGIVGVAVMLLGGGDGAGLDPRGILASVAAMLMSSIGYVLANRWQGEVEVLPLTAWQLVAGSLVLLPAAVAVEGAPPALDGTALLGFAYVSLVATAVANVAWFAALRHLGPSTVGLVGLLNPVTGVLLGTVLAAEVLSWRQVVGITVVLGAMALGATRARRRVPEVVGAR, from the coding sequence GTGGAAGACAACCGTCGCTGGCTGCCGATCGCCGCGATCGCGCCGGTCCTCTGGGGCAGCACCTACTACGTCACGCGGCACGCGCTGCCCGCCGACAGCCCGCTGTGGGGCGGCGTCCTCCGCGCGCTCCCGGCGGGGATCGTGCTGCTCGTACTGGCCCGGCGGCTGCCGCGCGGGTCGTGGTGGTGGCGGTCGTTCGTGCTCGGGACGCTCACCGTCGGGGCGTTCTTCGCGCTGGTCTACGTGGCGGCGCAGGCACTGCCGAGCAGCATCGCGTCGACCGTGATGGCCGTCGGGCCGGTCGCGATGATGCTGGCGGCGTGGCTGCTTCTCGGCCAGCGTCCACGACTGCGGGCCGTGGTCGGCGGCGTGCTGGGGATCGTCGGCGTGGCGGTCATGCTGCTGGGCGGCGGAGACGGCGCCGGGCTCGACCCGCGCGGGATCCTCGCCTCGGTGGCCGCCATGCTGATGTCGTCGATCGGGTACGTGCTGGCGAACCGCTGGCAGGGCGAGGTCGAGGTGCTGCCGCTGACCGCCTGGCAGCTCGTCGCCGGGTCCCTCGTGCTGCTGCCGGCCGCGGTCGCCGTCGAGGGGGCGCCGCCGGCGCTCGACGGCACGGCGCTGCTCGGGTTCGCGTACGTCTCGCTGGTCGCGACCGCCGTGGCGAACGTGGCGTGGTTCGCGGCGCTGCGGCACCTCGGACCGTCGACGGTCGGGCTCGTGGGGCTGCTCAACCCGGTGACGGGCGTGCTGCTCGGGACGGTGCTCGCGGCGGAGGTGCTGTCGTGGCGGCAGGTCGTGGGCATCACGGTGGTGCTGGGGGCGATGGCGCTGGGCGCGACCCGGGCGCGACGCCGGGTGCCGGAGGTGGTCGGCGCGCGGTAG